The Syngnathus typhle isolate RoL2023-S1 ecotype Sweden linkage group LG1, RoL_Styp_1.0, whole genome shotgun sequence genome includes a window with the following:
- the LOC133153882 gene encoding phospholipase A-2-activating protein-like isoform X2 has translation MQENTLSSNSYRLRCSIAGHEMDVRGLAAAVSPEGALVSVSRDRTGRIWVPNSSDRFTEMQRLSGHSNFVSCVCVIGPSETYPRGLVATGGNDNNICVFALDQAQPLYTLKGHKNTVCTLSSGKFGTLLSGSWDTTAKVWLSEKCMMTLRGHSAAVWAAAMLPEQGLMLSGSADRSIKLWKAGQCERTFTGHEDCVRGLAVISATEFFSCSNDGSVRKWLLTGECTQVYYGHTNYIYSMAVFPDSGDFVSTGEDRTVRIWRSGECTQTIRLPAQSVWCCCILPNGDIAVGASDGIIRVFTEAEERVASARDLRAFEDELADATIDPKTGDLGDIKVEELPGREHLDEPGNRDGQTRLIKDGQKVEAYQWSVSDSRWVKIGDVLGGSDQQTSKSVMYEGKEYDYVFTIDVNEGGPSMKLPYNASEDPWLAAHNFLQKNDLSPMFLDQVANFITENTKGQVAGQAAAAGHAAGPAPPQPASGDPFTGGARYIPGGTDTSPRIGGDPFTGSGRYIPGSGPGSGPDSAAPEGVADPFTGGGAYSSAGAAGQKSTNIYFPKTDGVTFEQANVSQIVGKLKELNAGAPQEHRLSEGFLESLRGLLASVCGLADAPPTVQQILLLWKATRWPEGQRAPVRRDRGRRAVRPPPEPDEARGPRGQSDAGAAHPLQLLQRRARPCAPHGPARSRPVAGRRLGRRRVQ, from the exons CGACCGTTTCACGGAGATGCAACGCTTGTCGGGCCACTCGAATTTCGTATCCTGCGTATGCGTCATCGGGCCGAGCGAGACCTACCCGCGAGGACTGGTTGCCACCGGAGGGAACGACAATAACATTTGCGTATTTGCGCTGGACCAAGCGCAGCCCCTGTACACCCTCAAAGGTCACAAAAACacag TTTGTACTCTGTCCTCGGGGAAGTTCGGGACACTTTTGAGCGGCTCTTGGGACACCACCGCCAAAGTGTGGCTCAGCGAAAAGTGCATGATGACGCTGCGCGGCCACTCGGCGGCCGTGTGGGCGGCGGCCATGCTGCCCGAGCAAGGGCTCATGCTGTCCGGGTCGGCGGACCGAAGCATCAAGCTTTGGAAAGCGGGACAGTGCGAGAGGACCTTTACAG GTCACGAGGATTGCGTGCGAGGCCTCGCGGTGATCAGCGCCACCGAGTTCTTCTCTTGCAGCAACGACGGCAGCGTCAGGAAGTGGCTGCTCACGGGCGAGTGCACGCAGGTCTACTACGGACACACCAACTACATCTACAGCATGGCCGTCTTCCCGGATAGCGGAG ATTTTGTGAGCACAGGAGAGGACCGGACGGTGCGAATCTGGAGGAGCGGGGAGTGCACGCAGACGATCCGCCTGCCCGCTCAGTCCGTTTGGTGCTGCTGCATCCTGCCAAATGGTGACATTGCTGTGGGAGCCAG cGACGGCATCATCCGAGTGTTTACAGAGGCCGAGGAGCGCGTGGCGAGCGCTCGCGACCTGCGGGCCTTCGAGGACGAGCTCGCCGACGCCACCATCGACCCCAAGACGGGGGACCTCGGGGACATCAAAGTGGAGGAGCTTCCCGGGCGGGAGCACCTCGACGAGCCGG GGAATCGCGACGGCCAGACGCGGCTGATCAAGGACGGGCAGAAAGTGGAGGCGTACCAATGGAGCGTGAGCGACAGTCGCTGGGTGAAAATCGGAGACGTGCTCGGCGGCTCCGACCAACAGACCTCCAAGAGCGTCATGTACGAAGGGAAG GAGTACGACTACGTCTTCACCATCGACGTGAACGAGGGCGGGCCGTCCATGAAGCTGCCGTACAACGCGTCGGAGGACCCCTGGCTGGCGGCGCACAACTTTTTACAGAAGAACGACCTCAGCCCCATGTTCCTGGACCAGGTGGCTAATTTCATCACGGAAAACACCAAAGGGCAGGTGGCGGgtcaggcggcggcggcggggcacGCGGCCGGACCCGCGCCGCCGCAGCCCGCCAGCGGCGACCCTTTCACCG GTGGCGCTCGCTACATCCCGGGCGGCACCGACACGAGTCCCCGCATCGGAGGCGATCCCTTCACAG GCTCGGGCCGCTACATCCCCGGCTCCGGCCCCGGCTCCGGCCCCGACTCGGCGGCTCCCGAAGGCGTGGCCGATCCCTTCACAG gcggaggcgcctactcttCCGCCGGGGCGGCGGGACAGAAAAGCACCAACATTTACTTTCCCAAGACCGACGGCGTGACCTTTGAGCAAGCCAACGTTTCACAAATTGTCG GCAAGCTGAAAGAGCTCAACGCCGGGGCCCCTCAGGAGCACCGGCTCTCGGAAGGCTTCCTGGAAAGTCTGCGGGGGCTGCTGGCGTCCGTCTGCGGCCTGGCCGACGCCCCGCCCACCGTCCAGCAGATCCTCCTCCTCTGGAAAGCCACGCGCTGGCCCGAAG GTCAACGAGCGCCTGTGCGGCGAGACCGAGGGCGTCGGGCTGTGCGACCACCTCCTGAGCCTGATGAGGCCCGAGGGCCGCGCGGCCAATCAGATGCTGGCGCTGCGCATCCTCTGCAACTGCTTCAGCGCCGGGCCCGGCCGTGCGCTCCTCATGGCCCGGCGCGAAGCCGTCCTGTCGCGGGCCGCCGACTTGGCCGCCGCCGTGTGCAATAA
- the LOC133160337 gene encoding HAUS augmin-like complex subunit 6 isoform X2: MASQMLKDCGANLWFCLLALGFEPERQLQLFARDSKHIKLGADMFDKANKYAFLIVVQFLLQTLDPPRFQKAFKFCWPPYTAKQDAEFRKETRAWLQEIMVESGFVGPKVLASSLVSPGGPKFIGLMMHLVKHVMRRQMKTYTKDESWVADVVFKPTSSRHMALRRCRVAQKKFLEQVAHHSRFFLDVQKKVQSHADTMRDLRAQSQKQNGGESVREDFADKAQMVARLWATVDGMLAMTEAEREVLESVLGGEVDRYALAGRPLRVSRGLLERPSRRRLSSGNADEAAQLNLLRLLELMNHCLRLLREEPCGGSPPQLSLPQLQQIQRQMARQLQNSKLLRVKISQEEIPKMRGAIGELEAALDSKWAGVLTGKSLVSLLDGDPVLALLSPTARLPFEAARDQSDASCVFSKFPAKLPDGRAESSGRQVSGHLWQLKSARRPAAEDQEGAFGLADSTGLDSSLDRLVDGKTPPGRPQFADTVSASSPTRDGEAGSDPGAMRGCFLRDPFASREQRPRTPETLIADTESSRRQALREDDGDSDGGVLPWPTSSSGQRQLFWGSFLQQETLPSYDSLLSLDDDDAEEEEPFPCPNSANETPAEARRDGSPERPRPARDVLAAPALFPSPLISFSP; encoded by the exons ATGGCAAGCCAAATGTTAAAGGACTGCGGCGCCAATCTATGGTTCTGCCTCCTCGCGCTGGGCTTTGAGCCAGAACGGCAGTTGCAGCTCTTCGCGCGCGACTCCAAGCACATCAAACTGGGAGC GGATATGTTCGACAAAGCCAACAAGTACGCCTTCCTGATTGTCGTCCAATTCCTGTTGCAGACGCTCGATCCTCCGCGATTTCAAAAGGCATTCAA GTTTTGCTGGCCTCCCTATACTGCTAAACAAGATGCAGAGTTTCGCAAAGAGACCCGCGCTTGGCTGCAAGAAATCATG GTTGAAAGTGGATTCGTCGGCCCCAAAGTCTTGGCGTCGTCGTTGGTCTCGCCCGGAGGCCCCAAATTCATCGGCTTGATGATGCATCTGGTCAAGCACGTCATGCGGCGGCAAATGAAAACCTACACCAAAG ACGAGAGCTGGGTCGCCGACGTCGTCTTCAAGCCGACGTCTTCGCGCCACATGGCGCTGAGGAGGTGCCGCGTGGCCCAAAAAAAGTTCTTGGAGCAGGTGGCGCACCACAGTCGCTTTTTCCTGGACGTGCAGAAAAAAGTCCA GAGCCACGCGGATACCATGCGAGACCTCCGGGCCCAGAGTCAAAA ACAGAACGGCGGCGAGTCTGTCCGAGAGGATTTTGCCGATAAAGCccaaatg GTGGCACGCCTGTGGGCGACCGTGGACGGAATGCTGGCGATGACCGAGGCGGAGCgcgaggtgctggagagcgtgCTCGGAGGAGAAGTGGATCGCTACGCGCTAGCCGGCCGCCCACTGCGCGTTTCTCGTGGCCTGCTGGAGCGGCCCTCGCGGCGGCGG TTGAGCTCGGGGAACGCGGACGAGGCCGCTCAGCTGAACCTCCTGCGGCTCTTGGAGCTGATGAACCACTGCCTGCGCCTCCTGCGGGAGGAGCCGTGTGGGGGCTCGCCGCCGCAGCTCAGCCTGCCGCAGTTGCAGCAAATCCAGCGGCAGATGGCCCGCCAGCTGCAGAACTCAAAGCTCCTCAG AGTGAAGATTTCCCAGGAGGAAATTCCCAAGATGAGGGGCGCCATCGGAGAACTGGAAGCGGCGTTGGACAGCAAGTGGGCCGGCGTACTAACAGGCAAATCTTTAGTGTCCTTGCTCGACGGCGATCCG gTACTCGCTCTTCTTTCGCCAACGGCTCGTCTGCCGTTTGAAGCGGCGCGCGACCAAAGTGATGCCAGTTGCGTCTTCTCCAAGTTTCCCGCCAAGCTCCCCG ACGGCCGCGCAGAGTCCTCAGGGCGTCAAGTAAGCGGCCATCTCTGGCAACTGAAGAG CGCGCGACGCCCGGCGGCAGAAGACCAGGAGGGCGCCTTTGGGCTCGCCGACTCGACCGGACTCGACTCCTCGCTCGACCGGCTCGTCGATGGGAAGACGCCACCCGGGAGGCCGCAG TTTGCAGATACCGTAAGCGCCAGCAGTCCAACGCGAGACGGCGAGGCGGGTTCCGACCCGGGCGCAATGCGAGGCTGCTTCCTCCGAGACCCCTTCGCCAGCAGAGAGCAGCGTCCCCGCACGCCCGAGACCTTGA TCGCGGACACGGAGAGCTCCCGGCGACAGGCCCTGCGTGAAGACGACGGAGACTCAGACGGCGGCGTGTTGCCGTGGCCCACTTCTTCCTCCGGCCAGCGGCAGTTGTTTTGGGGCTCCTTCCTCCAGCAAGAAACTCTGCCCAGCTACGACAGTCTGCTGAGCCTCGACGACGACGACGCAGAGGAAGAAGAGCCCTTCCCCTGCCCGAACTCGGCCAACGAGACGCCGGCGGAGGCGCGCCGGGACGGCTCGCCCGAGCGACCTCGCCCGGCCCGCGACGTTTTGGCCGCTCCGGCCCTTTTTCCCTCTCCGCTCATCTCCTTCTCACCTTGA
- the LOC133160337 gene encoding HAUS augmin-like complex subunit 6 isoform X1 — protein sequence MASQMLKDCGANLWFCLLALGFEPERQLQLFARDSKHIKLGADMFDKANKYAFLIVVQFLLQTLDPPRFQKAFKFCWPPYTAKQDAEFRKETRAWLQEIMVESGFVGPKVLASSLVSPGGPKFIGLMMHLVKHVMRRQMKTYTKDESWVADVVFKPTSSRHMALRRCRVAQKKFLEQVAHHSRFFLDVQKKVQSHADTMRDLRAQSQKYDELLQQNGGESVREDFADKAQMVARLWATVDGMLAMTEAEREVLESVLGGEVDRYALAGRPLRVSRGLLERPSRRRLSSGNADEAAQLNLLRLLELMNHCLRLLREEPCGGSPPQLSLPQLQQIQRQMARQLQNSKLLRVKISQEEIPKMRGAIGELEAALDSKWAGVLTGKSLVSLLDGDPVLALLSPTARLPFEAARDQSDASCVFSKFPAKLPDGRAESSGRQVSGHLWQLKSARRPAAEDQEGAFGLADSTGLDSSLDRLVDGKTPPGRPQFADTVSASSPTRDGEAGSDPGAMRGCFLRDPFASREQRPRTPETLIADTESSRRQALREDDGDSDGGVLPWPTSSSGQRQLFWGSFLQQETLPSYDSLLSLDDDDAEEEEPFPCPNSANETPAEARRDGSPERPRPARDVLAAPALFPSPLISFSP from the exons ATGGCAAGCCAAATGTTAAAGGACTGCGGCGCCAATCTATGGTTCTGCCTCCTCGCGCTGGGCTTTGAGCCAGAACGGCAGTTGCAGCTCTTCGCGCGCGACTCCAAGCACATCAAACTGGGAGC GGATATGTTCGACAAAGCCAACAAGTACGCCTTCCTGATTGTCGTCCAATTCCTGTTGCAGACGCTCGATCCTCCGCGATTTCAAAAGGCATTCAA GTTTTGCTGGCCTCCCTATACTGCTAAACAAGATGCAGAGTTTCGCAAAGAGACCCGCGCTTGGCTGCAAGAAATCATG GTTGAAAGTGGATTCGTCGGCCCCAAAGTCTTGGCGTCGTCGTTGGTCTCGCCCGGAGGCCCCAAATTCATCGGCTTGATGATGCATCTGGTCAAGCACGTCATGCGGCGGCAAATGAAAACCTACACCAAAG ACGAGAGCTGGGTCGCCGACGTCGTCTTCAAGCCGACGTCTTCGCGCCACATGGCGCTGAGGAGGTGCCGCGTGGCCCAAAAAAAGTTCTTGGAGCAGGTGGCGCACCACAGTCGCTTTTTCCTGGACGTGCAGAAAAAAGTCCA GAGCCACGCGGATACCATGCGAGACCTCCGGGCCCAGAGTCAAAAGTATGACGAGCTACTCCa ACAGAACGGCGGCGAGTCTGTCCGAGAGGATTTTGCCGATAAAGCccaaatg GTGGCACGCCTGTGGGCGACCGTGGACGGAATGCTGGCGATGACCGAGGCGGAGCgcgaggtgctggagagcgtgCTCGGAGGAGAAGTGGATCGCTACGCGCTAGCCGGCCGCCCACTGCGCGTTTCTCGTGGCCTGCTGGAGCGGCCCTCGCGGCGGCGG TTGAGCTCGGGGAACGCGGACGAGGCCGCTCAGCTGAACCTCCTGCGGCTCTTGGAGCTGATGAACCACTGCCTGCGCCTCCTGCGGGAGGAGCCGTGTGGGGGCTCGCCGCCGCAGCTCAGCCTGCCGCAGTTGCAGCAAATCCAGCGGCAGATGGCCCGCCAGCTGCAGAACTCAAAGCTCCTCAG AGTGAAGATTTCCCAGGAGGAAATTCCCAAGATGAGGGGCGCCATCGGAGAACTGGAAGCGGCGTTGGACAGCAAGTGGGCCGGCGTACTAACAGGCAAATCTTTAGTGTCCTTGCTCGACGGCGATCCG gTACTCGCTCTTCTTTCGCCAACGGCTCGTCTGCCGTTTGAAGCGGCGCGCGACCAAAGTGATGCCAGTTGCGTCTTCTCCAAGTTTCCCGCCAAGCTCCCCG ACGGCCGCGCAGAGTCCTCAGGGCGTCAAGTAAGCGGCCATCTCTGGCAACTGAAGAG CGCGCGACGCCCGGCGGCAGAAGACCAGGAGGGCGCCTTTGGGCTCGCCGACTCGACCGGACTCGACTCCTCGCTCGACCGGCTCGTCGATGGGAAGACGCCACCCGGGAGGCCGCAG TTTGCAGATACCGTAAGCGCCAGCAGTCCAACGCGAGACGGCGAGGCGGGTTCCGACCCGGGCGCAATGCGAGGCTGCTTCCTCCGAGACCCCTTCGCCAGCAGAGAGCAGCGTCCCCGCACGCCCGAGACCTTGA TCGCGGACACGGAGAGCTCCCGGCGACAGGCCCTGCGTGAAGACGACGGAGACTCAGACGGCGGCGTGTTGCCGTGGCCCACTTCTTCCTCCGGCCAGCGGCAGTTGTTTTGGGGCTCCTTCCTCCAGCAAGAAACTCTGCCCAGCTACGACAGTCTGCTGAGCCTCGACGACGACGACGCAGAGGAAGAAGAGCCCTTCCCCTGCCCGAACTCGGCCAACGAGACGCCGGCGGAGGCGCGCCGGGACGGCTCGCCCGAGCGACCTCGCCCGGCCCGCGACGTTTTGGCCGCTCCGGCCCTTTTTCCCTCTCCGCTCATCTCCTTCTCACCTTGA
- the LOC133160337 gene encoding HAUS augmin-like complex subunit 6 isoform X3: MASQMLKDCGANLWFCLLALGFEPERQLQLFARDSKHIKLGAFCWPPYTAKQDAEFRKETRAWLQEIMVESGFVGPKVLASSLVSPGGPKFIGLMMHLVKHVMRRQMKTYTKDESWVADVVFKPTSSRHMALRRCRVAQKKFLEQVAHHSRFFLDVQKKVQSHADTMRDLRAQSQKYDELLQQNGGESVREDFADKAQMVARLWATVDGMLAMTEAEREVLESVLGGEVDRYALAGRPLRVSRGLLERPSRRRLSSGNADEAAQLNLLRLLELMNHCLRLLREEPCGGSPPQLSLPQLQQIQRQMARQLQNSKLLRVKISQEEIPKMRGAIGELEAALDSKWAGVLTGKSLVSLLDGDPVLALLSPTARLPFEAARDQSDASCVFSKFPAKLPDGRAESSGRQVSGHLWQLKSARRPAAEDQEGAFGLADSTGLDSSLDRLVDGKTPPGRPQFADTVSASSPTRDGEAGSDPGAMRGCFLRDPFASREQRPRTPETLIADTESSRRQALREDDGDSDGGVLPWPTSSSGQRQLFWGSFLQQETLPSYDSLLSLDDDDAEEEEPFPCPNSANETPAEARRDGSPERPRPARDVLAAPALFPSPLISFSP; the protein is encoded by the exons ATGGCAAGCCAAATGTTAAAGGACTGCGGCGCCAATCTATGGTTCTGCCTCCTCGCGCTGGGCTTTGAGCCAGAACGGCAGTTGCAGCTCTTCGCGCGCGACTCCAAGCACATCAAACTGGGAGC GTTTTGCTGGCCTCCCTATACTGCTAAACAAGATGCAGAGTTTCGCAAAGAGACCCGCGCTTGGCTGCAAGAAATCATG GTTGAAAGTGGATTCGTCGGCCCCAAAGTCTTGGCGTCGTCGTTGGTCTCGCCCGGAGGCCCCAAATTCATCGGCTTGATGATGCATCTGGTCAAGCACGTCATGCGGCGGCAAATGAAAACCTACACCAAAG ACGAGAGCTGGGTCGCCGACGTCGTCTTCAAGCCGACGTCTTCGCGCCACATGGCGCTGAGGAGGTGCCGCGTGGCCCAAAAAAAGTTCTTGGAGCAGGTGGCGCACCACAGTCGCTTTTTCCTGGACGTGCAGAAAAAAGTCCA GAGCCACGCGGATACCATGCGAGACCTCCGGGCCCAGAGTCAAAAGTATGACGAGCTACTCCa ACAGAACGGCGGCGAGTCTGTCCGAGAGGATTTTGCCGATAAAGCccaaatg GTGGCACGCCTGTGGGCGACCGTGGACGGAATGCTGGCGATGACCGAGGCGGAGCgcgaggtgctggagagcgtgCTCGGAGGAGAAGTGGATCGCTACGCGCTAGCCGGCCGCCCACTGCGCGTTTCTCGTGGCCTGCTGGAGCGGCCCTCGCGGCGGCGG TTGAGCTCGGGGAACGCGGACGAGGCCGCTCAGCTGAACCTCCTGCGGCTCTTGGAGCTGATGAACCACTGCCTGCGCCTCCTGCGGGAGGAGCCGTGTGGGGGCTCGCCGCCGCAGCTCAGCCTGCCGCAGTTGCAGCAAATCCAGCGGCAGATGGCCCGCCAGCTGCAGAACTCAAAGCTCCTCAG AGTGAAGATTTCCCAGGAGGAAATTCCCAAGATGAGGGGCGCCATCGGAGAACTGGAAGCGGCGTTGGACAGCAAGTGGGCCGGCGTACTAACAGGCAAATCTTTAGTGTCCTTGCTCGACGGCGATCCG gTACTCGCTCTTCTTTCGCCAACGGCTCGTCTGCCGTTTGAAGCGGCGCGCGACCAAAGTGATGCCAGTTGCGTCTTCTCCAAGTTTCCCGCCAAGCTCCCCG ACGGCCGCGCAGAGTCCTCAGGGCGTCAAGTAAGCGGCCATCTCTGGCAACTGAAGAG CGCGCGACGCCCGGCGGCAGAAGACCAGGAGGGCGCCTTTGGGCTCGCCGACTCGACCGGACTCGACTCCTCGCTCGACCGGCTCGTCGATGGGAAGACGCCACCCGGGAGGCCGCAG TTTGCAGATACCGTAAGCGCCAGCAGTCCAACGCGAGACGGCGAGGCGGGTTCCGACCCGGGCGCAATGCGAGGCTGCTTCCTCCGAGACCCCTTCGCCAGCAGAGAGCAGCGTCCCCGCACGCCCGAGACCTTGA TCGCGGACACGGAGAGCTCCCGGCGACAGGCCCTGCGTGAAGACGACGGAGACTCAGACGGCGGCGTGTTGCCGTGGCCCACTTCTTCCTCCGGCCAGCGGCAGTTGTTTTGGGGCTCCTTCCTCCAGCAAGAAACTCTGCCCAGCTACGACAGTCTGCTGAGCCTCGACGACGACGACGCAGAGGAAGAAGAGCCCTTCCCCTGCCCGAACTCGGCCAACGAGACGCCGGCGGAGGCGCGCCGGGACGGCTCGCCCGAGCGACCTCGCCCGGCCCGCGACGTTTTGGCCGCTCCGGCCCTTTTTCCCTCTCCGCTCATCTCCTTCTCACCTTGA
- the LOC133153882 gene encoding phospholipase A-2-activating protein-like isoform X1, producing the protein MQENTLSSNSYRLRCSIAGHEMDVRGLAAAVSPEGALVSVSRDRTGRIWVPNSSDRFTEMQRLSGHSNFVSCVCVIGPSETYPRGLVATGGNDNNICVFALDQAQPLYTLKGHKNTVCTLSSGKFGTLLSGSWDTTAKVWLSEKCMMTLRGHSAAVWAAAMLPEQGLMLSGSADRSIKLWKAGQCERTFTGHEDCVRGLAVISATEFFSCSNDGSVRKWLLTGECTQVYYGHTNYIYSMAVFPDSGDFVSTGEDRTVRIWRSGECTQTIRLPAQSVWCCCILPNGDIAVGASDGIIRVFTEAEERVASARDLRAFEDELADATIDPKTGDLGDIKVEELPGREHLDEPGNRDGQTRLIKDGQKVEAYQWSVSDSRWVKIGDVLGGSDQQTSKSVMYEGKEYDYVFTIDVNEGGPSMKLPYNASEDPWLAAHNFLQKNDLSPMFLDQVANFITENTKGQVAGQAAAAGHAAGPAPPQPASGDPFTGGARYIPGGTDTSPRIGGDPFTGSGRYIPGSGPGSGPDSAAPEGVADPFTGGGAYSSAGAAGQKSTNIYFPKTDGVTFEQANVSQIVGKLKELNAGAPQEHRLSEGFLESLRGLLASVCGLADAPPTVQQILLLWKATRWPEDIVFPVLDILRLAVRHPQVNERLCGETEGVGLCDHLLSLMRPEGRAANQMLALRILCNCFSAGPGRALLMARREAVLSRAADLAAAVCNKNVHVALATLVLNYAGCLHRRPDLEGKAQCLSVASRALESVRDQEAVFRLLVALGTTVASDPTARDLARSLGVNAQISQYSSVAEPSKLGECCRLLLKELQ; encoded by the exons CGACCGTTTCACGGAGATGCAACGCTTGTCGGGCCACTCGAATTTCGTATCCTGCGTATGCGTCATCGGGCCGAGCGAGACCTACCCGCGAGGACTGGTTGCCACCGGAGGGAACGACAATAACATTTGCGTATTTGCGCTGGACCAAGCGCAGCCCCTGTACACCCTCAAAGGTCACAAAAACacag TTTGTACTCTGTCCTCGGGGAAGTTCGGGACACTTTTGAGCGGCTCTTGGGACACCACCGCCAAAGTGTGGCTCAGCGAAAAGTGCATGATGACGCTGCGCGGCCACTCGGCGGCCGTGTGGGCGGCGGCCATGCTGCCCGAGCAAGGGCTCATGCTGTCCGGGTCGGCGGACCGAAGCATCAAGCTTTGGAAAGCGGGACAGTGCGAGAGGACCTTTACAG GTCACGAGGATTGCGTGCGAGGCCTCGCGGTGATCAGCGCCACCGAGTTCTTCTCTTGCAGCAACGACGGCAGCGTCAGGAAGTGGCTGCTCACGGGCGAGTGCACGCAGGTCTACTACGGACACACCAACTACATCTACAGCATGGCCGTCTTCCCGGATAGCGGAG ATTTTGTGAGCACAGGAGAGGACCGGACGGTGCGAATCTGGAGGAGCGGGGAGTGCACGCAGACGATCCGCCTGCCCGCTCAGTCCGTTTGGTGCTGCTGCATCCTGCCAAATGGTGACATTGCTGTGGGAGCCAG cGACGGCATCATCCGAGTGTTTACAGAGGCCGAGGAGCGCGTGGCGAGCGCTCGCGACCTGCGGGCCTTCGAGGACGAGCTCGCCGACGCCACCATCGACCCCAAGACGGGGGACCTCGGGGACATCAAAGTGGAGGAGCTTCCCGGGCGGGAGCACCTCGACGAGCCGG GGAATCGCGACGGCCAGACGCGGCTGATCAAGGACGGGCAGAAAGTGGAGGCGTACCAATGGAGCGTGAGCGACAGTCGCTGGGTGAAAATCGGAGACGTGCTCGGCGGCTCCGACCAACAGACCTCCAAGAGCGTCATGTACGAAGGGAAG GAGTACGACTACGTCTTCACCATCGACGTGAACGAGGGCGGGCCGTCCATGAAGCTGCCGTACAACGCGTCGGAGGACCCCTGGCTGGCGGCGCACAACTTTTTACAGAAGAACGACCTCAGCCCCATGTTCCTGGACCAGGTGGCTAATTTCATCACGGAAAACACCAAAGGGCAGGTGGCGGgtcaggcggcggcggcggggcacGCGGCCGGACCCGCGCCGCCGCAGCCCGCCAGCGGCGACCCTTTCACCG GTGGCGCTCGCTACATCCCGGGCGGCACCGACACGAGTCCCCGCATCGGAGGCGATCCCTTCACAG GCTCGGGCCGCTACATCCCCGGCTCCGGCCCCGGCTCCGGCCCCGACTCGGCGGCTCCCGAAGGCGTGGCCGATCCCTTCACAG gcggaggcgcctactcttCCGCCGGGGCGGCGGGACAGAAAAGCACCAACATTTACTTTCCCAAGACCGACGGCGTGACCTTTGAGCAAGCCAACGTTTCACAAATTGTCG GCAAGCTGAAAGAGCTCAACGCCGGGGCCCCTCAGGAGCACCGGCTCTCGGAAGGCTTCCTGGAAAGTCTGCGGGGGCTGCTGGCGTCCGTCTGCGGCCTGGCCGACGCCCCGCCCACCGTCCAGCAGATCCTCCTCCTCTGGAAAGCCACGCGCTGGCCCGAAG ATATTGTGTTTCCGGTCCTGGACATTCTAAGGCTGGCTGTGCGCCACCCGCAGGTCAACGAGCGCCTGTGCGGCGAGACCGAGGGCGTCGGGCTGTGCGACCACCTCCTGAGCCTGATGAGGCCCGAGGGCCGCGCGGCCAATCAGATGCTGGCGCTGCGCATCCTCTGCAACTGCTTCAGCGCCGGGCCCGGCCGTGCGCTCCTCATGGCCCGGCGCGAAGCCGTCCTGTCGCGGGCCGCCGACTTGGCCGCCGCCGTGTGCAATAAGAATGTCCACGTTGCTCTGGCCACGCTGGTGCTCAACTACGCCGGCTGCCTGCACCGCCGACCCGACCTGGAGGGCAAAGCCCAGTGCCTGTCGGTGGCCAGCCGAGCGCTGGAGAGCGTTCGGGACCAGGAAGCCGTCTTCCGCCTGCTGGTGGCGCTGGGAACCACCGTGGCGTCCGACCCGACGGCCCGGGACCTGGCCCGCTCCCTGGGGGTCAACGCGCAAATCTCCCAATACTCCTCCGTAGCCGAGCCCTCCAAACTGGGCGAGTGTTGTCGACTGCTTTTAAAAGAActgcaataa